taaatctgcaaaattgacattttaacaataaaataatttatcggtaTTTCAATGGCTTCTTGCTTACTCGACCAGTTCGCGTAGTATAAACTTTACTATCGGGTTCGTCCGTttgaattgttacttttttcgtaaCTTTTCGACAAACGGTATCCCTATTACTATTATCAACTACTTTAGATTGCGATTCATCCTCTATTAACATGTACGCTGGTTTCAGACGATctatagaaactttaacttgtcggtcgggcaactgaatacaaaatactttattatctctACTTATGACGCGATATGGTCCGTCGTAAGGTGGTTGTAACGGTTTCCGTACTGCGTCAttacggataaaaatatattcacaatcatacaagtctttatgcacaaaaatcttatttggtGACTTATTTTTCCTATTAGATGGCTTTAACCCGTCAATTACagcttttaacttatttacgaaattttcagaatcgctaattttcaaatcagttgtaTCATAAAAGTCACCGGGTACTCTAATATTACTGCCATACAACATTTGTGCAGCGGTTACGCCTGTATCTAATTTTATCGTTGTGCGTAACCCCAACATTACAGTTGCCAATTCGTCAACccagcatttattatttaagcgaGCCATTAACGCGGCTTTTAAAGATCTATGCCAACGTTCTACTAAACCATTACATTGAGGATGATACGGAGTTGTACGTGTCTTTATAATtcccattaaaatcattaattctttGAATAAGTTACTTTCGAACTGACGACCCTGGTCACTAGTGAGCTTTATAGGACAACCAAAACGACTAATCCAACCTTCATATAATGTTTTCGCTACGATTTCTGCAGTTATCTCTTTTAGTGGAAATGCCTCTGGCCAACGAGTGAATCTATCGATAATCGTTAAACAATATCTATAACCTTCTGGCGAGGTTGGTAACGGtcctataatatcaatatgtatatgctcAAAACGTTTAGTACTTTTAAAGGACTCTAAATCGGAAACCGTATGTTTTTGAACTTTCGCTCTTTGACATTTTACATATGTTTTAGCCCATTTACCAATATCTCTATTCATTTCAGGccaaaaatatctatcttttactaattttttacttgtcttaataccaggatgacttaaattatgaatagaatcaaaagctaaacgacgaaatttttcaggtaaatatggtcttgcactattagtagacatttcgcaataaacatgtttatcagtATCGAGTAACGTTACGcgttttaatattactttactGTTGTTGTTTGACGCTCTCAATAATTTTGCAAGCTGTTCGTCAACTTCCTGCGCAGTGGCGAGTTCTGCGAAATCTAACGTCGTGGGACatgttattgtttcaactctagATAATGTGTCagcaactatattattatttccactaatgtgtcgtatgtcagtactaaattcactaataaacataatttgcctagttcgcctagaagtttctctattggtatctaatttagtaaacgcgaaagttaatggtttatgatctgtaaaaattattaattcttgcccttcaactaaattacgaaaatgtatgattgctaaataaattgctaaaagtTCTCTATCATACgtactatatttcttttgtgcttcagttaattttttcgaaaaatatcctAAGGGTTTCCAATTGCCATCAACTTTTTGTTGCAATACTGCACCTACACTTGTGTCTGATGCGTCCGTCATCAATGACAAAGGTGTATGTGCCGATGGGAAATGCAATAAGGTAGCATTTTTAAGAtcatctttacatttttcaaaatttttcgtAGCTTCAGGTGTCcaattgattttacttttatcctTACGCTTTGAattccctaaatatttatttaacgctgCCTGATGATCAGCTGAATGAGGTATATGAGCTCTATAAAAATTTAACATGCCTAAAAATCTTCTAAGTTCCTCTATAGTATCAGGTTTTGGAAAATCAATAATCGCTTTAACTTTATCTTCTAATGGTTTAATTCCTTCTGTAGAGACCTCAAAACCCAAAAACTCTAATTTATCTTTACCAAAACtacactttgaaaaattaatcgttataccaaattcattgaaacgttcaaaaacttttcgtaaATGTTCTCTATGCTGCTCTTCATTTTCCGATgcaatgatgacgtcatctacgtaattaaaaagaaaatctaagtCTTGTAAAACAGTATGATGCATAAAACGTTGAAAAGTTTGTGCAGCATTTCTTAATCCAAATGGCATACGCACAAACTCGAATAAACCAAACGGTGTTATGACGGCAGTTTTCTCAATGTCATTTTCCGAAACTGGCACACAATAATAGGCTCTATTTATATCTAGCTTtgagaaaacctttttattatctaacatatACGTAAAATCATGAAGACGGGGAACTGGATATCGATCAGGCTTGGTAATCGCATTTAAACGTCTATAATCTCCACAAGGTCTAATATTCCCGTCCTTCTTAGGAACAACATGCAAGGGACTTGCCCAAGCGCTTTTACTCGGCCTACAAATCCCAAGCTCTTGCATAATCTTAAACTCATTTTTAGCTTTTACGTACCTGTCTGGTGGTAACTGCCTGGCTCGTGCGTGCACTGGAGGTCCTGTGGTCTCAATGTGATGACAAACATTATGTTTAGGCGTTTCTTTGTACGAAACTGGTTTAGTTAGTTCTGgaaattcacataataaatcataataagggCAATTATTTACGATAGTTTTCAAAGTGGGCTCACTAGAATTAGAAAGATTGCCTTTGGTGCTTAAATTAGTTACTTGATCGATTAACCTTCGTCCGTTCAAGTCAattaacaactgaaaattagCTAAGAAGTCAGCACCTAATATTGGTTGCTGTACGTCCGCTAATGTAAATAACCAACGGAATGCTCGTCTTAGGTTTAAATCTAATTCTAAGTACAATGTACCATACGTGTTAATCTGAGTTCCATTTGCGGCAAAGAGTTTATAACAACACTCACTTGTATTACCTTTCATGTAGGCTACTTTCCGCGGTAACACTGACACGTTTGCACCACTATCCACTAAGAAGTTTAAGCCCGATTTCCTGTCTCTGACACACAGACGGTGATTCCCGAAGGCACGGTCACAGCCTCCCGTCGCAGACTGCACCGACTCTAGTTTTCCGCTGGCTTGTCCTTGTCGTGTTTTTTCTTCCAGTTACATGGATCCACACATTTAGTTGCCTTGCTGCGATACTTATAATGGTAAAAACATAACCAATTTGGATCTTCGAATTTCCTTGTGCGACTTCTTGACCCTGACCTGGATCTGTTGCGTCTAAAGTTATTCCTTCGCCAGTTATTTGAACGGCCTCGTGATCTTGACTCTAAATTTTGTAATCTAtcactcaatttgtttattgccgAAATAATTTGGTCCTGAGAACCGGATGGGCCTGGTTCCTGTTTGACAGTCGCAACACTGTGTATGGGAGTCGtcgtttccattattttatccgCTATTGATGCTAATTTCTCTAAATCTTTTTCTTCCGTTACAGCTAAAACTCCTCGCACCGAATTTGGTAAATGATTCTGCCACATAACTATGAGTGTTTCGTTATTTACTCGTCCCCTGGCTAGGTCTTGCATTTTTCTTAGTAATTGTGATGGTTTCTGGTCGCCTAATTCCATTTCGCcaatgagtttttttacttgCCGCTCTTCGGATTCttgatatataaatatcaacttattcttcaaggtctcatatttatttttctcagggGGATCCACAAGGATctgtgtaacttgctcaacAGCGTCTGggggtaattttgaaataaggaccTGGTACTTTGATTCGTCGGACATCTTCTGAGGATTTAGAACCGCTTCTGCTTGAATAAACCATGTTCTAGGCGACTTCTTCCAAAATTCCGGAATTCTAGCTGTGATGGAGATGGACGACAGTTGATGTTCTTCAATAACGACCTTCTTGTCTTCAGAcgacattataattttcttaatttgacGCGCACTAATATTAAGCCGACACTACGTACACTTGTGTGAGTTGCCCCGGTCGTCCGATTCACTGAATTACAAGTCCAAATTCACTGGTGGTTACAGTTCACACTTTCTCCACACGGGGTCACCaatttagatggtggggtgtcgtgttcagagataagtaaataaaccgaatactaattaatacacttttattttctgactccaattaggttacatgggatttggtacggtcacaatatttagtagcgtgcgttggtagtgcgatatacgggacaactggggaggcgaacacaatgcaagtacagtatgaacaatattgatgcgtcaacaattagtgtaggtcccactacaGTTAATCCAAGTTTGAACAAACGGTACTTACATAtctaatttaaaagttaattataaaaatacttgcTGATGGTGGACAATCTTCACATGttgcattaataatattattatcctgTTCATCAATTTTACAATTGACGGTATACAATTTCTTGCTTATTCTGTGTTCAGGCACTACTTTAGCACTGACTATGCAATCACTGCCTGTTCGACTAACTTTTACGTAGCCCACAGCGGTATTGATGTACGAATCCCGAGATGACCTAAAAATTAAAGATGCTTTAGTATATAtagtaatttaaaacaatacaaaaaacagAAATCATTTAGTGAAGTAATTATCATCCCTACGTTAAACCGGTTGCGTTAATACTATTTCATTGGAGCCAAGTAGACATGAGTAGTTGGCGAACAGGCGAAGGatcttacattaaaatatttgctcCCTTTATTTCAGTCAAGTTATGATGGCTACATGTTGCCACATACTctaatatcataatattttccACCTTCGGTAGATTTCTGGAGTCAGCTTTCACCAatgatattataaagaagatacGCTACGTTTATACTAAGCGGCGCGCCGCCGCGTCCAAAAATTGTTGCGTTCTTATTACAAATGTAATGTCATTTTCAACTACGACTGCGACAGATAATACGGAAAGTATGGTACAGAAAGAGATAGCTATTTGTAGTGAGTTGCGCTTGAAGTATACTAGTGAATCATAGAGTATGCGGATTTTCCACAGATGGGACATTGGATATAAGCATAGGTACATTACATTGGTAatgatgtttattaaataaaacaaaaaacagaatattgttaattatttaatcaTAAACTTAGACTAAGatacaattataaaaataaaaaaatgaaagttGAGTTGGCAGTTAAGattttcatcattatttatttaccctcaaataagtttaatttatttcttttttgtctTTTTGACGTGCTTTTAATGAATGGGCTATTTTTATGCTCATGATGCAAACGGACATTCAGATACTTTTGTATTATAGCTCGAATTAGTTGCAATCTGTGATTGAGTAAAGGGGTTTGATTCATAGAATGTTCAAACAAAATATCGAATACGTTGGACTGcaaaaagtgttttaaaatgttgtatTGTAATCGCTTCAAGTCATGAGAATTTCTGAAATAGGGACCATTTTCTATAatgaatttctttaaaatatcttCTCATTTTAAGCACACTAAAAAAACATCATGCTATGCAAAACACAAACCACCCATATCTTTAAGAGTGACGAGTTTATGAAACCATATTTTTTCATTCGTGAATAAAGAGGAACGACACTCTTGACATTTTAAACTTCCACAAAGCTTTCTAGATACCCAGCCTGAAATGTATCCAATTATTTGTTCTACATTACACGAGCGATGATCgttattaagtaaatctgtCATAACAGACACGTTTTCTTCCGATTTTTTATCACTTTCCAAGTTCATAAGCTCATCCATACCCCAATTTTCATCCAGAACCCGTCCGTTGTacgtgttatttatattttttactgctGATGAGCAATTCAGAATCGGAAAATATTCTACCGGAATACAATTACTTGTAAAGGCAGATCGCAATTCCAAATgattgaacatttttttataaattcctttGAATTGGATTGTATTTGGGTTATTATTATACCCTACATGTCGACGTATGTCACCGAACATTATTTCAATGTGGTCTTGACTTAACCTATATGTAGAAATGTAGCTCAGTCTTTTCTCATCTTGAAAAAGAGACGTATACAAATATTCAAGGCTTTCGATACAAatcaaaaatcctaaaaaaccGGTTTTAGATTTACATTGCACGAGCTTctttttagttattttcataaatacatGTCCACGTCGGGTAATtctgtttttattgtaaatacgcaattcaagtatatattttttagctttttCTAGAAAAGCAAATATTTCTTTTGCATTACCTGAACTAACAGGCTTTTTGAATCCAAATTTGTCACGAGCTCTCGAATTAAAAACATCAAACAagtcattaaataatattatgaaagtcTTTAGTGGGACCCGAATCTTTAAAATTTGATGAACGCAGTATCTCTTCGCAAAGCTGCAAAGCATTTGCGACACTTCTACTTAAAAGTTGTGTGGCTAACTTGACCTTCATAATTTCATTGCGAAAATTTAAGTGTCGTTGTGTAAGTCGGTTGGCAAAATTCAAGCCCTGGTTTGTCTGCAGtttgttaagattttttaataGTTGCCACCTTAtctctttattttcattattaaaaataactgacTTCGCTTCAAAAGTGTTGCGTACCAATTTAATCATGTGGCATGGATCTAGGAAAAGTGCAACTTCTTTATTGGTTTCAGGATGTTTAAATGTAGTTTTTAAGTTATCAATAACGCTCAGTTTACAGCCTAGAACCGCTGCAGTAGACAAGTTAGCCGCACAACCATCGAAAGTCAAACTTACTACGTCAACGCCTGCTGCATAACAATGTCTTAAACAATCCATGATTAAAGTAGCCCTCGTCTCTGATGATAACCCCTTGACGAAAAAGTAAGCTACAGGAATTTTCCAGTTTTCACTTAaacatactaaaataaaaacaaatgcttCTGTTGGAATTTCTTTGTTTTCTGAAGGTCCAGAACCATAATTTACTAATCCCTCTGTATTTTTGCCTGTCCATTGAGTTTGATGCCtgaggcctctgcctcgaattttgcgggcagcggggcggcagcggcggcggcgcgggagcggggcgggcaacgcatacctgttctcgaaactagcgggcagatcgcgcggcgctatagcagtgtagtgttgtgttctgttgtgtttgctgttccatatgggtgtcctctcaaagatggccgaaataattagctcttgcacgtccgaagacattttgatacgtcacaaaaaaatgtataacattatgcctacaatgcagacgcccaacgcgggtggtcaccgcttgactggagcgcaccgctcgttgcccgccgccgcgccgctcccgcgccgctgtattcgagggccgttccatttgatttatacgcgtaagatcctgccgctcccgcgccgccgccgccgccgccccgctgcccgcaaaattcgaggcagaggcctgaGAGCCATTTCGTCTACAATCAggctgtattgtacgctcattttattatgttaatcgactcgccaacgcaccaccacacaggtcgacagtctgacaacgaccgactccccaccgctcgatccggtatttataaccgagtgacgtatgcgcacgaggcgtcataataatgacataacctatacaatgatgcacatgtacctgcatacactacatctctcccttgttgttttgattttaaccttgtttcaaaaagtccaacaatcaaactcataaatattttggtaatttcttaaagatctatcaaacacctgcagcacaacaaaaccacgctatcagatcagtccaccgatcacactgccatcaaactgatttactttgttccgtttccatttcatttccctttccatttaaggagacgacagatatcggtgatactgcaggacactacatcccttcccttgtgaaataaacataaataaaaatccgtccctttgcagacggtaacataccagcatctgcttcaggctcaacaagacaaattcgtagcagtgatatcaggccggcaagtttaacttcaggttttgtagccgctgttccggccctgtattatatctacactagagatgatccgtccatttggcagacatcccgccaatcagtccatgtgaaatcaagcaagtctgaaatattgctgtgccttcagataatgagcactcatcttgcttggttcgacttcacttaaaactgatacagaatgcattgttccaaggtaaaagatcggcattagggtacctcatcaatgcttttcactcattcaaaaccgtacgagccgtacgaggaaagtaatcacataagatcgtcccaattgaatggtgacctagatggactgtttccaatttgatgatgaccatatactttgtcacccatttaatggcgaccacatactttgtctccaatttaatggtgactctatactttgtcacccatttaatggtgaccacatactttgtctccaatttaatggtgactccatactttgtcacccatttaatggtgaccacatactttgtctccaatttaatggcgaccacatattttgtcaccaatttaatggtttaaattgtagttctatgtacgagttaagtactttgtgtgccttgtaagcaagagaatgctaactcaactaattttggtaatatgtagtttttaatttgagagtggaatatcaaagcctatcattatctcagcaatgtaacaaacaatctggtcttcaaccctattgatcagcgctagtactttgcacgtttctgctagtacactcgctgaaattctgatataggctttaaataccctacatcaatgtatgtccaatatctagtcaagaaactgtaagcttcttagcattcaacacccaacatatgaataccttactgcatataatagttggaagcgacctgcatccagcgtcttccggtgacctttataaggtcgtctttataaggtatctgtggagatcaaagggggaggcctatgttcagcagtggacgtcctatggctgagatgatgatgatataatagtgcgataggaatacttatatttcggttaggcatccaagaacactattatcaccggacattgcgttctgtaatgtttgtttgcttttattaatgtggttttcaaaaattaaagtagtcaaagaattattatgctttgatggtaagctttttagtgtcatggttacatatttaactaattatattattagattttaactaattagaaccatattatgtaacgaacgcactttaacaggtgtcactaactttgcactatatattttgaagctgtgacattctgcatcaccataaaatagaagagtccctgaccctcaactcatgctcttcttcctttcaacaaggtgacagcagctcacaaacagttttctagtcgatgcaattttccttttgcaaaacaaccgctaaactttctaaaacatttgtctacacatagataaatgtagGGCTGCCACCTTTCAAAAACAGTAGACCCGGAGATTTTAGaaatgtcgttttttttttattaaaataaaacatttttttaaagatttaagtatttaatgaaataagtaCAAAGTAATGGTAaattaatataggtatgtaacgttttttttttttaaatataaattacctaGCTAGTGCTAGGCTGACTTGAACTAGCTTGacacttaaaattatattttttattctgcaGGGATTGTTTCAGCATTTCTTCTTGCTCAGGTTtcttcaaaaattttaaaaattcttggCAATTCATATTGTAATTAATCTTTACAATTAACTCAGCCTTCACCATGTCCACTGATAAGCAGTTTCGCTCGTCTGTCCACAAATTTCCCATTAAAGAAAAGACGCGTTCTACGAAAGCATTGCTTATAGGGATTGAAAAgattttaccaattatttttgGCAGTTCGGTGAAAGTTGAGGTGACTTTGAAAAGCTGAACCCATCGTAAATCAACAGATAATGTTGAATCAATAGACTGTTCGAACTGAGGAAATACTTGGTTTAATTTTCGGATCTCGTCATACAGTTTATCTTCGTCCACATTTTTCAGACCAAGTGATTCGCAAGCTTCCACAGCATCTTCGTAACTTACTGCACTTGTTAGATcgaatttggaaaaaaaattgaacacaGAATGCtcaaaatcataatatttctGTACGTATTCAAGAGTTCTTCTGTAAACCTCATTGGcttctttttttaattgatcCTGTTCGGAAGGCCTCAAAAACTTCATGTTTCTCATTACTTTAGCGCCATAAAACTCATCATGCAGTCGGCTTTCAaccttgtcttttatatttttcataattggGTGCAACTCAGCAGCTGTTACTGTGTTTTTTTCCAGTAATAGTATGGCTTCTGTCAGCATATTCATATAATGAtgaatgaaatataaataacattccTGTAGTGTGATTTTTGCAGATAAACTTCCAGCATCATCACCACACTGTTTTACGAATTCCCATATTATCTTATGGCATGCTGCTTCACCAAGACTTTTGAAATACGCGGATACAGCAGGCCATGACAATATCAATCTGTCAACAGCTCTTCCCAAACTTAACCATCTAGTTGGCCCATGTCTCAAAACTTTTCTGTATTCAATTTCAAACTCCTCAAAAAATGCCTGCAATTCTCTCGTGCGTTTTGCGCTGTTCGAAAATTCCGCATAAACTTTCATAATCAAGTTTTCCACATCATATGTTAAAGCTTTCATAGCGTTTCTGGCGGCGTTATGAAGAACGTGACAGTTACAATTTGCTTTAACGACTTTGGTATCGGaatatttatctttaattttttGGTACACGGAATTGTGAGCACCGTAATTAACCGATGCATTATCTGCAGAGAAAGCAGACAGCAAAGTTGGGTCTAAGTCATGCTGAAGCATAAAATTGTCAATATTCTCAAAAATTTTTTGAGATGTTTCGTTCGAATCCTCATAAAAATCCATTAATTTATTCTGAACACCTTTTTCTTGGTCAAAGTATCTGATGACAATTGGATACATTTTCTGGGATCCTTTATTTGAGGCGTCGATAGCAATCGAAAAGTGAACCCCGCCTCCAGATTGAGTCCTTTTTAGGTCTTGTATTGTTGACTGGATTGAATTCGGTGCTAGGACATTCAAAACAATGGCTTCAGCTTTTGTTCTGCCGCAGTGAACTTTATGTGATAGTGGTGAATCGGAATAAAGAgtagcatttaatttaataccacAATCGGTGCTCAAGTAACTATGGTGGTGGCTAATTGCATGATAAATCGACGCAATTTCGATTGTCGCTACTTTTAGCTCTTCAGAAGAATTTTTCTTGGGCAGAAAAGCGGTTATCAAAGAATTTGAGTCAATGTTTCTCACCTTTTTCTTGTGCGTTTCACTGTTAAGATGAGTCGATAACGCCTTTTCACCATCCCATTTCACTGTAAATTTCACGTTACAAAATACACATTTCGCGTTTTTTTCATCGACTTTTCTCACCCACATTTTATACTTCTCATTTTCTAGCCACACTTGTTGAAAATTACATTCGTACTTCTTTTTTTTCTTCGACTGTGATTCTTCTTGTTCCATTATGACCACACGCTACAACACTAGGTACTTTTAATAAGAGAAAGTAAAGAAAACAATCTGTGATAGAAATATTAAtgaacaaaacataaaatactcTTGTTTGTGTGCAATTATTACGAAGCGCTAACAGAAATTAGCTATTGTTTTGAATCTAATGATCGTTCTGCGTACGCATGTACTGTTGTACTGTAACccgcccgcgctccctgcctgCTACTCCCACTTTCCCGCTCACTcggccgcccgcgcccgcgcccgtaCGTTGTACGTCTCACTCACACTATCAGTCTCAGTCACGCACGCACGCCGGCACGCACTCCGCGCCGTGCGCCCGGTGCGTGATGACGTGTTGTCGCTTCCCGTTCCATCGGACCCGGAGATATCGATGTTAAACCCGTAGCCCGGACATGAACCATGCAAACCCGTAAACTCCGGGTCAAACCCGGAGAGGTGGCAGCtctagataaatgtgggattctaattctatatctcaatttcatgagcagctatgctgctctcatgtcatacttgacctcatcaatttgatgatcagctttgtgctgcttccatttttaatattttacgcttttccaatttcatgaccgcgtataggtaacgtaatatatatttttttttttatgtaagtatagttggctgcataagtatgtttatagttttcgttcaaaagcgcttaccctttattgcagctgactttatctacgttgttttagttagacaaccagaatataaaaatattattatcttttatagggacagcaccccagtaaatttttaaacgatttggtgactaagggcaattttacttcctatactttaaggaacacttactcagattatattttgcagtaggacttaggaacttaataatattttagttattattaaccaaatgtcgacgcaactgtgtagtttaattagcacaaaagagtaataaatgtcgataaatgtaaatagtgataaagttctttacctctcatgcgagtccaattgtcttacggtaacctaagattggtgttctaagatcaattattattaaccctaacgctatggacacaagacattattttgttaatagatatccatcccatcacccatatggatcttatcttatgggatgggttgaggaaattacacaactttatattac
The Helicoverpa zea isolate HzStark_Cry1AcR chromosome 13, ilHelZeax1.1, whole genome shotgun sequence DNA segment above includes these coding regions:
- the LOC124635794 gene encoding uncharacterized protein LOC124635794, with product MSSEDKKVVIEEHQLSSISITARIPEFWKKSPRTWFIQAEAVLNPQKMSDESKYQVLISKLPPDAVEQVTQILVDPPEKNKYETLKNKLIFIYQESEERQVKKLIGEMELGDQKPSQLLRKMQDLARGRVNNETLIVMWQNHLPNSVRGVLAVTEEKDLEKLASIADKIMETTTPIHSVATVKQEPGPSGSQDQIISAINKLSDRLQNLESRSRGRSNNWRRNNFRRNRSRSGSRSRTRKFEDPNWLCFYHYKYRSKATKCVDPCNWKKKHDKDKPAEN